A portion of the Salminus brasiliensis chromosome 11, fSalBra1.hap2, whole genome shotgun sequence genome contains these proteins:
- the LOC140565109 gene encoding TRPM8 channel-associated factor homolog, with the protein MEYAGLTLVARFRRSVRPGNKALLKENRYRGLSGWARSRYRGVCKDLSNLRVYVPLNGMDGYGGGKYGLLTFPLLMDAEKDTRLGVPGARLVKKGKVKASVKTFKDDLQFLLQGVSEFDIQGPAVPSEVFVHGPSAFPIGLTPDGKAFFAGAHYGQGRVILVSHESYLGRESLSTFLINAVRWLNKGLKEVIGVLPELKDACRILSTSGLQCQFTGFNGELSVFVCTSYNDAQCKEIQEFVAAGGGLLIGGHAWAWAQSHRGRNVLTECPGNRILSKMGLCLLDNIVSAGLYKAPHVFEGDLEFLLQGLSEFDIQSDSAPSEVLVNGPSAFPIGLTPEGKAFLAGAYYGQGRVIVASHESYLGCESLSTFMINAVHWLDKRSNGVIGVLPELKDAYSQLSKSGLQCQLTGFKEDLSVFVCNSYSDAQSKEIQEFVAAGGGLLIGGHAWWWAKCNPGCNVKTDFPGNHILDKMGLCLSEKIVTAGTYKAPEVNQHGIISTRLYHFQDLLQRFAGHVLHGQQLGDYEQQFLKRLGNDCVRYLSMQGLDCDVYKSVVELLKDLVKAGFPQVSPECPAKSPKDRLLLQVGTTMFKVCEDRDALLPHMILKPTNLQSVANSRVKIRASTADSEEWISTGLYLSPGMKTYMTVPREIIGKGWQVQIGCQTDDLSNANELKRAQKVCVRFPLEKESLQVCNLWGGLIYLIAPPRSTVQDFEVVIETAVKAPYYKSGHTSVSDWVAKIRTAPAPWAELEFENLIMAFPSEVIRQLDCPDMVAALWDSIMRSIADLAAKPAKFPRKERFVADVQISCGFMHSGYPIMMHTGSAPHLVNPFVPGKSNFWGAIHELGHNQQCSYWEFPPHTTEATCNLWSVYVHEMVLGVNRANAHGSMTAQNRLSRITKYIAEGRRLEKWEVFTALETYIQLQEQFGWDAFKKVFTAYRDMKNVPKDNNGKMNLYAETFSKVVEKNLVSFFKAWGWPIQPSTEEKLCSLPEWSDHPLVQYK; encoded by the exons ATGGAGTATGCGGGTCTAACCCTGGTGGCCAGATTTAGGAGAAGTGTGAGGCCAGGCAATAAGGCGCTCCTGAAAGAAAACAGGTACAGAGGTCTTTCCGGCTGGGCACGCAGCAGGTACAGAGGTGTGTGCAAGGACCTGAGCAATCTCAGAGTCTATGTCCCACTGAATGGCATGGATGGCTATGGAGGAGGGAAGTATGGTCTCCTCACTTTCCCCCTTCTGATGGATGCGGAAAAGGACACCCGCCTTGGTGTTCCTGGAGCCAGGctggtaaaaaaaggaaaagtgaaAGC GAGTGTCAAGACTTTCAAAGATGACCTGCAATTTCTTTTACAAGGTGTGTCTGAGTTTGACATACAAGGGCCGGCTGTACCATCTGAAGTATTTGTGCATGGACCTTCAGCATTTCCCATTGGACTCACACCAGATGGAAAGGCATTCTTTGCTGGGGCCCACTATGGACAGGGACGAGTAATTTTGGTTAGCCATGAATCCTACCTTGGCCGTGAATCACTGTCCACTTTCTTGATTAATGCAGTTCGTTGGCTTAATAAAGGACTTAAGGAGGTTATTGGTGTCTTACCAGAACTTAAAGATGCCTGTAGGATACTGAGCACGTCAGGACTACAGTGTCAgtttactggttttaatggaGAGCTGAGTGTCTTTGTCTGCACCTCTTACAATGATGCTCAGTGTAAAGAGATCCAGGAGTTtgttgctgctggtggtggCCTCTTGATAGGTGGACATGCTTGGGCGTGGGCCCAAAGTCATCGTGGCCGTAATGTTTTGACAGAATGTCCTGGAAATCGCATCCTCAGCAAGATGGGATTGTGCCTTTTAGACAACATTGTAAGTGCTGGTTTGTACAAAGCTCCTCATGTTTTTGAAGGTGACTTAGAATTCCTTTTGCAAGGTTTGTCTGAATTTGACATCCAAAGTGATTCTGCACCATCTGAGGTGCTGGTGAACGGTCCTTCAGCATTTCCTATTGGGCTTACCCCAGAGGGAAAGGCATTCCTTGCTGGGGCATACTACGGACAGGGACGTGTAATAGTAGCCAGCCATGAATCTTACCTAGGTTGTGAATCCCTGTCCACTTTCATGATCAATGCTGTTCACTGGCTTGATAAAAGATCTAATGGTGTTATTGGAGTCCTACCTGAACTTAAAGATGCTTACAGCCAGCTGAGCAAGTCAGGATTGCAGTGTCAGTTGACTGGGTTCAAAGAAGACTTGAGTGTCTTTGTCTGCAACTCCTACAGTGATGCTCAGTCTAAAGAGATTCAGGAATTTGTGGCTGCTGGTGGAGGCCTTTTGATTGGTGGACATGCTTGGTGGTGGGCCAAGTGCAACCCTGGTTGTAATGTGAAGACAGATTTCCCTGGAAATCATATTCTTGACAAAATGGGGTTGTGTCTCTCAGAGAAAATTGTGACTGCTGGCACGTACAAGGCCCCAGAGGTGAACCAACATGGAATTATCTCTACAAGGTTATATCATTTCCAGGACTTGTTGCAGCGTTTTGCTGGGCATGTTCTCCACGGCCAGCAGCTGGGAGATTATGAACAGCAATTCCTAAAAAGGCTTGGCAATGATTGTGTCCGTTATCTGTCCATGCAGGGACTCGATTGTGATGTGTATAAGTCAGTAGTTGAACTTCTCAAAGATTTGGTTAAGGCAGGATTTCCACAGGTGTCTCCTGAATGCCCTGCTAAAAGTCCAAAAGATCGTCTGCTTCTCCAAGTGGGGACTACAATGTTCAAAGTTTGCGAAGATCGTGATGCACTTCTGCCACACATGATTTTAAAGCCAACTAACCTTCAATCTGTGGCCAATTCAAGAGTCAAGATCCGTGCAAGTACAGCAG ATAGCGAAGAATGGATAAGCACAGGTCTCTATCTTTCTCCTGGAATGAAGACTTACATGACAGTGCCCAGAGAAATAATAGGCAAAGGATGGCAG GTTCAGATTGGCTGTCAAACTGATGACTTAAGCAATGCGAATGAACTGAAACGGGCTCAAAAGGTGTGTGTGCGTTTCCCTTTGGAAAAAGAGAGTCTCCAAGTTTGTAATCTGTGGGGAGGCCTCATATACCTGATTGCACCTCCTAGAAGTACAGTACAGGACTTTGAGGTTGTCATAGAGACAGCTGTGAAGGCACCATACTACAAGTCTG GACATACCAGTGTATCTGACTGGGTAGCCAAGATCCGTACAGCGCCAGCACCTTGGGCAGAGCTGGAGTTTGAGAATCTCATCATGGCCTTTCCATCAGAGGTGATACGCCAACTGGATTGTCCAGACATGGTTGCCGCTCTCTGGGACTCCATTATGAGGAGTATAGCTGACTTGGCAGCTAAGCCTGCAAAGTTTCCCCGCAAGGAGCGCTTTGTTGCTGATGTTCAGATCTCTTGTG GCTTCATGCATTCTGGTTACCCCATTATGATGCACACTGGCTCTGCTCCACATCTGGTGAATCCATTTGTTCCTGGTAAAAGTAATTTTTGGGGAGCTATCCATGAGCTGGGACATAACCAGCAATGCTCTTACTGGGAGTTCCCACCACATACGACTGAGGCTACCTGTAATTTGTGGTCAGTGTATGTGCATGAGATGGTGCTGGGTGTAAACAGGGCAAATGCTCATGGGAGCATGACAGCGCAGAATCGTCTAAGCCGAATTACGAAGTACATCGCGGAAGGCAGGCGTCTGGAGAAGTGGGAAGTGTTTACAGCCTTGGAGACTTATATTCAG CTGCAGGAACAGTTTGGCTGGGATGCCTTTAAGAAAGTCTTTACAGCTTACCGTGACATGAAGAATGTGCCAAAGGACAACAATGGCAAGATGAACCTGTACGCTGAAACCTTTTCCAAGGTGGTGGAGAAGAATCTAGTCTCCTTCTTCAAGGCCTGGGGCTGGCCCATCCAGCCCAGTACTGAAGAAAAGCTTTGCAGCCTCCCTGAATGGAGTGACCACCCTCTAGTTCAGTATAAGTAG